The genomic window ACGGTTTGTTCCGGCCCTATGCGCAGGACCGCGGCGGCGTTGCGCCGGAGCGCTGGCATCTGAGCTTCGCGCCGGCGGCCTGGGAGCTGCAGGCGCTGCTGACCCCAGAGCGGCTGGAAGGGCTGATTCATGACAGCGATCTGGTACTGGGCGAAACCGTCTGCGAGGACATGGCTGCTATCTTTGAGCGTTTCGTCCGGGTGCCGGAACAATGTTATCCACCACAGAATTCATGACGCGAGGACCGCTTATCAACGGCGATATCGAACAGCGGGATATCTGGAGTGCTATGCGGGCGGAAGCCAGCGAGGCGGTTGCCGGTGAGCCAGTGCTGGCGAGCTACTTCCATAACACCATCCTGCGCCACAAATCCCTCAATGACGCCCTCGCTTACCAGCTGGCATCCGTGCTTGATCACAATGCCCTGACGGCGACGGCCCTGCAGGAGGTGATTGCCGCGGCTCTGGCGAAAGATCCGGGTATTGGGCGCTGCATGCAGGCGGACATCTGCGCCTGGTATGACCGCGATCCTGCCTGCGACCAGTACATCACCCCGTTTCTCTACTTCAAGGGCTTCCACGCGTTGCAGTCGCACCGCATTGCTCATTGGCTCTGGCGACAGGGTCGGCGCACACTGGCGCTGTATTTCCAGAGCCGTGTCTCGGAACAGTTTGCCGTCGACATTCACCCGGCCGCCCGTTTCGGTTGCGGTATCATGATCGACCACGCCACGGGTCTGGTCGTTGGGGAGACCTGTGTAGTGGAGGACGATGTCTCCATTCTGCACTCCGTCACGCTGGGCGGCAGTGGCAGCGGTGGTGGGGATCGTCACCCCAAGATCGGCCGCGAAGTGATGATCGGCGCCGGAGCCAAAATTCTCGGCCCGGTGCGGGTCGGCACCGGGGTGAAAATTGCTGCCGGCAGCCTGGTATTGTCGGATGTGCCTGAACACAGTACGGTCGCGGGCGTACCGGCGCGCCAGGTCGGCGGGCGCACCGCAGCCGCACCGGCCTATACCATGGATCAGACCCTGGATCCCGCCGAACCGGACAACAGTGGCCAGCGCGACTAAGTGTGATCGGGCGTGATCGAGCAGAAAGCAGCGCACAAACGACCAAAGCAAACAGAACAATAAGATGCCCCTGAGGCAAGGAGAGGAAAGCTCATGTCGGAGCTTCGCTACAGTGTGATTTTTCGCGGCGACCTGGAGCCGGGATTTACCGCCAATGATGTGCGGGCCAACCTGGCTCGCCTGTTCAAGGCCAGCCCGGAAACCATCGAGAAGTTGTTCAGTGGCCGGCCGCTGGCAATCAAGAAGAATCTGGGCGAGGCCCAGGCCCGGCAGTTGCAGGCGACGCTGGCAAAGATGGGGGCCCAGGTCACCTTGAAAGCGGAAGGTGAGCCCGCCCCGGCCGCCGTGCCGCCATCACCAGAACCGGAACCCGCAGCCGAGAGCCGAATGACTGACTCGGGGCCCGACTGGTCCCTTGCGCCCATGGAGGGCAACCTGGTCAAGGACCACGAGCGGGAGAAAAAAGAGGCGGTGCAGGTGGAAGTCAATCACCTGAGCCTGAAGCCTGCCGGGGGCAACCTGGTGGAAGACACCGAGCGGGAGCGCACGCCCGGGGCGACGGTCGCCGCTCCGGACTGGCAGCTGGACTGATCGGCGGCCAGGCCGCCGTCACTTCGATACCGCCATCCTGCCCTCGCCACTCGCAGTTTTCTGCAGCCATAAAAAAACCGGCCAGTGGCCGGTTTTTTTATGGGATTGGCTGAGGATCTAGATCAGCCTTCCTCTTTCAGGTAGCGCTCGCGGGAAGCCATTACTTCCTTGCGTGCCGCTTCGGCGTCGGCCCAGCCGTCTACCTTCACCCACTTGCCCGCTTCCAGGGCCTTGTAGTTTTCAAAGTAGTGCTCGATCTGCTTGATCAGCAGCTCCGGCAGATCGCCGATCTCCTGTACGTGGTCGTACAGCTTGGTCAGCTTGGTGTGGGGGACGGCCAGCAGCTTGGCGTCCACACCGGATTCGTCGGTCATGTTCAGCACGCCGATGACGCGGGAGCGAATCACGGAGCCAACCATCACCGGGTAAGGGGCAACAACCAGCACGTCCAGGGGGTCACCGTCTTCAGACAGGGTCTGCGGCACGTAGCCATAGTTGGCCGGGTAGAACATGGGGGTGGCGACAAAACGGTCTACGAATACCGCGTCGGAGTCCTTGTCTACCTCGTACTTGATCGGATCGTGGTTGGCCGGGATCTCGATAATGACGTTGATGTCGCTGGGCAGGTCGTTACCTGCGGGGATCTTGTCGAAGCTCATTGCTGGTCCTGACTGGATGTGGTCGAAAATTTGAGAGCGCGGATTATAAACCCTGCGTCGGGCCCCGGAAAGTCGCATTGCTGGCGCCGCATTGCCGGCGAAAATGCGGATTTGGCGGCAGTTTGTTGTCTTTTGGTGTCCCTGCGCGTATGGCGGCGGGGAGGCGCGTCTATCCTGTACCGGGTCGATAACAACAAAAGAGGCTGCGACGGCCATGCTCGATCCGCGATCCATCCACTCTGCCAGCGACGCCCGCGCCATTGTCGAGGAGCGCAAGCTCACGCATGTGAAAGTGGGGCTGTTCGATAACGACGGCGTCATGCGTGGCAAGTACATGAGCCGCGAGAAGTTCTTCTCCGCCCTGGAACACGGGTTTTCCTTCTGCGATGTGGTGCTGGGCTGGGATGTGAAGGATCAGCTGTACGACAACGCCCAGTACACTGGCTGGCACACCGGCTACCCGGATGCACCGGTGCGTATCCTGCCGGAGACCTGTCGCGAAGTGCCGTTCGAAGATGGCATGTTGCTATTTCTGGCCGAATTCGAGCTGCACGCCGAGGCAGTCTGTCCTCGCGCAACGCTGCGTCGGGTAATCGAGCGCTGCCAGAGCGCCGGTTTCGAGCCCTTCGGTGCCCTGGAATACGAATTCTTCCTGTTTGACGAAACTCCGGATACTGCCCGGGAGAAAGGCTTTCGCGACCTGAAGCCGTTTACCCCGGACTGGTTCGGCTATTCCATGATCCGCAACTCCGTGCATGCGGAGCTGTATCGGCAGATCCTCAGTCTGGGCGAGCGCATGGATTTCCCCATCGAGGGGCTGCATACCGAGACCGGTCCGGGCGTATTGGAGGCTGCCATTGCCGTCGATGGCGCCGCGTCGGCGGCAGACAAGGCGGCCCTGTTTAAGACGTTCATCAAGGTGCTGGCGCAGCGCAACGGGTTGATGGCCACCTTTATGGCCAAATGGTCAGGCGACTACCCGGGGCAGAGCGGGCACATTCACCTGTCCCTGCGGGATCGGGACAGCGGTCACTCCGCGTTTTTTGATCCGGAGCACCCACAGAATATGAGCACGGTCCAGCGCCACTTTGTCGCCGGTCAGCAGCGGCTGATGCCGGAGTTTCTCGCCATGATGGCGCCCACGGTCAACAGCTACCGCCGCTTGATACCGGGATTCTGGGCGCCGACCGACGCCACCTGGGGCATCGAAAATCGCACCGCCGCGCTGCGGGTCATCCCCGGCAGTGACAAGTCCCAGCGGGTCGAGTATCGCCTCGGCGCGGCCGACGCCAATCCCTACCTGGCCCTGGCGGCAGCACTGGGCTCCGGTCTCTACGGGGTATTGCAGCAGTGGGAGCCGGCGGATCCTGTAGAGGGCAATGCCTATGCGCTGGTGCAGCCGGAGGAACGCGCACTGCCGCGGACACTGTGGGATTCTGCCCAGCGGCTGCGGTCGTCTGATGCCGCGCGGGAACTGTTTGGTGGCGCCTTCGTCGATCACTTCGCCGCGAGCCGCGAGTGGGAGGAGCGGGAGTATCGCCGTCATGTGAGCGACTGGGAGTTGGATCGTTACTTCGAGATTATTTAACCGGCATCGAGGCTCCAGCCCATGAGTACACTGCAATGCCTGTCGCCGGTGGATGGCTCCCTGTATGTGGAGCGCGTACTGGCGACAGAATCGGAGATTCGCGCAGCGCTGGATGCCGCTGCGCGCGCGCAGCCGTTCTGGCGAAATACGCCGGTGGCGGACCGGATCGCGATGATACGCAAGGCTGTAGAAATATTTACCGAGAAAAAAGAACAGCTGGGCCCTGAACTCACCTGGATGATGGGGCGGCCGATTCGCTTTGCCAGCGGTGAGATACTCGGCTTTGCCGAGCGTGCCCTTTACATGGCGGAAATCGCCGAGAGTGCCCTGGCCGACATTCGGCTGCCGGAAAAGGAGGGTTTCGAGCGTTTTATCCGCCGCGAGCCGCTAGGTATTTCCCTCGTCATCGCCCCGTGGAATTACCCCTACCTGACGGCCGTCAATGCGGTTGTCCCTTCGCTCCTGGCCGGCAATGTGGTGCTGCTCAAGCACTCGGCGCAGACGCCCCTGTGTTCCGAGCGTATGGTGGAGGCGTTCACGGAAGCGGGCCTGCCCACCGGTGTTTTCCAGTACCTGCATTTGAGCCACGGCAATACCGAGCGCCTGATCAGTGCAGCGGAGGTCAATCATGTCGCTTTCACCGGTTCAGTACCCGGTGGTGCCATGGTGGAGCGGGTGGCTGCGGGACGTTTTATCCAGGTGGGGCTGGAGCTCGGAGGCAAGGACCCGGCCTATATCCGCAAGGATGCCGATCTGGAAGCTTCGGTCGCCAGTGCGGTGGACGGTGCTTTTTTCAATTCCGGGCAGTCCTGTTGCGGCATCGAACGTCTGTACGTGCACGAGAGCTTGTTCGACGCGGTGGTTGAACGGGCAGCGGCGCTGGTCAGCGACTACCGGCTCGGCCGCCCGGATGATCCGCAAACGACACTGGGACCGCTGGTGCGCACGGCGGCTGCAGATTTTGTCCGCGGACAGGTGGACGAGGCGCTGTCCGCCGGCGCTCGCGCCCACATCGATCCCGTCATTTTTCCCGCAGACAGGCCGGGCACTCCCTACGTGGCACCGCAACTGCTGACCGAGGTGAATCACGAGATGCGAGTGATGCGGGAGGAGTCCTTCGGCCCGGTGCTGGGCGTGCAGCCGGTGCGGGACGACGAGGAAGCCATCGCGCTGATGAACGACAGCGACTTCGGTTTGACTGCCGCTATCTACAGCGACGATCCCGAGGCGGCGAAAGCGATTGGCGATCGCCTGCAAACCGGCACTGTATTCCTGAATCGTTGCGACTATCTGGATCCGGCACTCGCGTGGACCGGTGTCAAACAGTCGGGCCGTGGCTGCACGCTTTCTCCGGTCGGTTACGAACACCTCACCCGGCCCAAATCCTTCCACCTGAAAAAACGGCCCTGAGCCAACCGGTCAAATGTATGGATACGCAACGCTTCCACAATAACTGGAACTACCCCACGGCAATTCGTGTCGGCCCGGGGCGAATCGAAGAGTTAGCACCGGTCTGCGCGGAGCTGGGTATCCGCGCACCGCTGCTGGTGACGGACCCGGGGCTCGCTGGCTTGCCGATGGTGGAAAAAGTGCTGAACCTCTGCGCGACCGCCGGCCTGAAAGTGGGAATTTTCTGCAGTATCAAGGGCAACCCGAACGGAAAAAATGTCGCGGACGGGGTGGAGGCCCTGCGCTCCGGTTGGCACGACGGTGTTATCGCCATGGGAGGCGGCTCGGCACTGGATGCCGGCAAGGCGATCGCCCTGATGGTGGGCCAGCGCCTGCCCATCTGGGATTTTGAGGATGTCGGAGACAATTTCACGCGGGTGGACGAGTCGGGCATGGTGCCGGTGGTGGCGGTACCCACAACCGCTGGCACAGGTTCGGAAGTGGGGCGCTCGTCCGTCATTACCGATGATGAAGCGAAGCTCAAGCGTATCATCTTCCACCCGAAAATGTTGCCGGCCACCGTGATTCTGGACCCGGAGCTAACCCTCGGCCTGCCCGCCAGCATCACCGCCGCCACCGGTATGGATGCCCTTTCCCACAACCTGGAGGCTTTCTGTGCGCCGGCCTTTCACCCGATGGCAGAAGGAATTGCGCTGGAAGGGATTCGGTTGGTGAAAGAGTATCTGCCCCGCGTGGTGGCCGATGGCAGTGATCTGGAGGCGCGCCAGCAGATGCTGGTGGCATCGAGCATGGGGGCCACGGCGTTCCAGCGCGGTCTGGGAGCCATGCACGCCCTGGCCCACCCCATCGGAGCGCTATACGACGCACATCACGGAACCATAAATGCAATCTTGATGCCCTACGTACTGCAGGCTAACCGCGATGCCATCGCTGAACCCATGGTGCGCCTTGCTCGCTATCTGGATCTGCCGGGCAGTGGTCTCGATGCGGTTCTGGACTGGGTACTGCAACTGCGCGACATCATTGGCATTCCTCACACCCTTGAGGAAATCGGCATTGAGGAGGCACAGGCGGAGCGCGTGGGGGAAATGGCTGCGGTTGACCCTTCGGCCGGCAGTAATCCGATTCCCTTTGATGCCGCCGCCTATCGGGAAATTTTTGCCCGCGCCTGTAGTGGCGCACTGAACCTGTAAGAATTCCGTTCGTATACAGACAAACAGGAAAAGTGTGAACAGGAGGCGAGGATGCGCAGATTCATCGCAATAGGACTGCTTTCCATGGCAGCGCTGGTCAGTGCCCAGGGTTCTGGCGGTAATATCCAGACCGCGGTCTTTGCCGGCGGCTGCTTCTGGTGCATGGAACCGCCCTACGACAAGCTGGATGGGGTACTCAAAACCACTTCCGGCTACAGCGGTGGCAAAGTACCCAATCCCACTTACGAGCAGGTCTCCGGCGGTGGCACGGGCCACGCGGAAGTGGTGCAGGTCACCTACGACGCTGACAAGATCAGTTATTCACAATTGCTGGACGTATTCTGGAAAAATGTGGATCCACTCGATGGTGGTGGCCAGTTCTGCGATCGCGGCGACCAGTACCGCAGCGCAGTCTTCTACGGCAACGCCGAGGAAAAACGACTGGCAGAGGCCAGCAAGCAGCGGGTGGAGCAGCAGCTTGGCAAACGGGTAGCAACACAGTTGGTTCCGGAAGCGACTTTCTATCCGGCCGA from Microbulbifer aggregans includes these protein-coding regions:
- the msrA gene encoding peptide-methionine (S)-S-oxide reductase MsrA, producing MRRFIAIGLLSMAALVSAQGSGGNIQTAVFAGGCFWCMEPPYDKLDGVLKTTSGYSGGKVPNPTYEQVSGGGTGHAEVVQVTYDADKISYSQLLDVFWKNVDPLDGGGQFCDRGDQYRSAVFYGNAEEKRLAEASKQRVEQQLGKRVATQLVPEATFYPAEGYHQDYYQRNPVRYKYYRFRCGRDQRLEEVWGAGR
- a CDS encoding aldehyde dehydrogenase family protein; translated protein: MSTLQCLSPVDGSLYVERVLATESEIRAALDAAARAQPFWRNTPVADRIAMIRKAVEIFTEKKEQLGPELTWMMGRPIRFASGEILGFAERALYMAEIAESALADIRLPEKEGFERFIRREPLGISLVIAPWNYPYLTAVNAVVPSLLAGNVVLLKHSAQTPLCSERMVEAFTEAGLPTGVFQYLHLSHGNTERLISAAEVNHVAFTGSVPGGAMVERVAAGRFIQVGLELGGKDPAYIRKDADLEASVASAVDGAFFNSGQSCCGIERLYVHESLFDAVVERAAALVSDYRLGRPDDPQTTLGPLVRTAAADFVRGQVDEALSAGARAHIDPVIFPADRPGTPYVAPQLLTEVNHEMRVMREESFGPVLGVQPVRDDEEAIALMNDSDFGLTAAIYSDDPEAAKAIGDRLQTGTVFLNRCDYLDPALAWTGVKQSGRGCTLSPVGYEHLTRPKSFHLKKRP
- a CDS encoding iron-containing alcohol dehydrogenase; this encodes MDTQRFHNNWNYPTAIRVGPGRIEELAPVCAELGIRAPLLVTDPGLAGLPMVEKVLNLCATAGLKVGIFCSIKGNPNGKNVADGVEALRSGWHDGVIAMGGGSALDAGKAIALMVGQRLPIWDFEDVGDNFTRVDESGMVPVVAVPTTAGTGSEVGRSSVITDDEAKLKRIIFHPKMLPATVILDPELTLGLPASITAATGMDALSHNLEAFCAPAFHPMAEGIALEGIRLVKEYLPRVVADGSDLEARQQMLVASSMGATAFQRGLGAMHALAHPIGALYDAHHGTINAILMPYVLQANRDAIAEPMVRLARYLDLPGSGLDAVLDWVLQLRDIIGIPHTLEEIGIEEAQAERVGEMAAVDPSAGSNPIPFDAAAYREIFARACSGALNL
- a CDS encoding glutamine synthetase family protein, yielding MLDPRSIHSASDARAIVEERKLTHVKVGLFDNDGVMRGKYMSREKFFSALEHGFSFCDVVLGWDVKDQLYDNAQYTGWHTGYPDAPVRILPETCREVPFEDGMLLFLAEFELHAEAVCPRATLRRVIERCQSAGFEPFGALEYEFFLFDETPDTAREKGFRDLKPFTPDWFGYSMIRNSVHAELYRQILSLGERMDFPIEGLHTETGPGVLEAAIAVDGAASAADKAALFKTFIKVLAQRNGLMATFMAKWSGDYPGQSGHIHLSLRDRDSGHSAFFDPEHPQNMSTVQRHFVAGQQRLMPEFLAMMAPTVNSYRRLIPGFWAPTDATWGIENRTAALRVIPGSDKSQRVEYRLGAADANPYLALAAALGSGLYGVLQQWEPADPVEGNAYALVQPEERALPRTLWDSAQRLRSSDAARELFGGAFVDHFAASREWEEREYRRHVSDWELDRYFEII
- the ppa gene encoding inorganic diphosphatase → MSFDKIPAGNDLPSDINVIIEIPANHDPIKYEVDKDSDAVFVDRFVATPMFYPANYGYVPQTLSEDGDPLDVLVVAPYPVMVGSVIRSRVIGVLNMTDESGVDAKLLAVPHTKLTKLYDHVQEIGDLPELLIKQIEHYFENYKALEAGKWVKVDGWADAEAARKEVMASRERYLKEEG